The sequence GTCAACTTCAGCAGCCCCGACGATCTTGGAGAGACCTCCACAAGTCTGCGGCAGCAGGCTCAAGTCCTGTCGGAACGCGAACGCCATCATTTGCAATCCAGCAAAGCGCTGAAAAAATATAAAAAGCTTGTCCTGTCTCCTTACTTCGGACGGATCGATTTCGCCGACGCGCCGGAAGGGGAGACGGAACGGATTTATCTGGGCATTGGCTCCCTTATGGAAGACGACGGCACTTTTCTGATTTATGACTGGCGGGCGCCGATTTCAAGTCTGTATTATGACGGCGCGCCGGGAGCGGCATCGTTCGAGACCCCGTCAGGGACTGTAAGCGGAGAAATGAGTCTGAAGCGCCAGTTCGTCATCCAGGACGGAGAGATTGAGGTAATGTTCGATACCGGCATGACGATCGGAGACGAACTGCTTCAGCAGGTGCTGAGCCACAGCGCAGACGACCGGATGAAGAATATTGTGGCCACCATTCAGAAAGAACAGAACGCCATTATCCGCAACGACCGCAGCCGAATGCTTGTGGTCCAGGGGGCTGCCGGGAGCGGCAAGACATCGGCGGCGCTTCAGCGGGTCGCCTATCTGCTGTACAAATACCGCGATACCCTTCAGGCGGATCAAGTGCTGCTGTTCTCGCCCAATCCGCTGTTCAACAGCTATGTGTCCACCGTTCTTCCCGAGCTGGGCGAGGACAATATGCAGCAGACGACGTTCCAGGTGTATCTGGAGCACCGCCTGGGCCAAGAATTTCAGCTGGAGGATGTATTCACCCAGACGGAAACGCTGCTGAACAGCGCGGAAGGCCCCGAGACGGACGCCCGGAGGGACGGAATCGCCTATAAATCCTCGGTTGCGTTTCTTGATGCCATCCGCAGCTATGCGTTCAGGCTGGAGCGCGAAGGGATGCTCTTCAAGCCGCTCATGTTCCAGGGCCGGGCTATCGTAGGCAAAGATGAGATGGAAAGGAAGTTCTACAGCTACGACCCTTCCATCAGGCTGGCGAACCGGATCGACCTTATGACCGGCTGGCTGCTGAAGAAGATCGCCCTGTTCAGCACCGAAGAGCGGCGTGCGGCCTGGGTGGAGGAACAGATCGAGCTGCTGGACTCCGCTGAGTACCACCGTGCGTATCAGATGATGAGGCGCAAGCAGCGGGGCAAGGCGGAGACGTTCGACGATTTTGACTTGGAAAAAGAAATGCTCGCCCGCTACGTGGTCAGCCAGCGTCTCAAGCCGCTGCGGGGTTGGGTTAAGCGCGGCCGTTTTGCCGACGCCAAAGGGCTTTATTCCCGGCTGTTTCAGGACAGGGAACTGCTCGAAAGCCTGAACGGCGGCACTCCGCTTCCGGATACCTGGAATACTGTAAGCAGGCAGACGATGAATACGCTGGCGGATGGCAATCTTTCGTACGAGGATGCCACCCCTTTCCTTTATCTAAAGGAGCTCACCCAGGGCTTCCATACCAATACATTCATACGCTATGTGTTCGTGGATGAGGTACAGGATTACTCGCCGTTCCAGCTCGAATTTATGCGGCGCATGTTCCCAAGAGCCAAAATGACTGTGCTTGGTGATCTCAATCAGGCGATTTATGCCCAGGGAGAGGCGCTCGGCGAGCTGGCGGGACTGGTAAGCATTTACGGGGAGGAAAATACGGAAGTTGTGTCCCTGACGCAAAGCTACCGTTCCACCTATGAAATTGTGGAGTTTACCCGTTCGATGATTCCCGGCGGGGACCGGATTATTCCATTTAACCGCAGAGGGGAAGAGCCTCTGTTAAGGGAAGTATCAGGCCGCGAAGAGCTGATCTCCCGGGTGGAAGAGGATATTCGGGATCTGCACTCCAAAGGCTATCATTACGTTGCAGTGATCTGCAAGACGGCTGAGGAAAGCTCCCGGATATATGACGTCCTTAAAGATAAGCTGCCGATACAGCTCGTGACAAAGGATACGCCGAATTTTCAAAAAGGAACGCTGGTTCTGCCTGCTTATTTGGCAAAAGGCGTTGAGTTCGACGCGGTAATCATCTGCGACGGCTCCGAGGAAAGCTATGGCAGAGAGAGCGAGCGGAAGCTGTTCTACACGGCCTGTACGCGGGCGATGCATATCCTGCATATTTTTCACCTCGGGAAACCGAGCCGGTTCATACCCGTCAAAGCGCTGAAGACCGGTATTCATGCTCAATAGACCGGGGCTTCCTGGCAAGCTGTACAAGAAGGCTGTTCCTGATTAATCGGGGACGGCCTTCTTGCTGCTGCAGGGTCCTGCTATATGCTCTCTTTTGCAATATGAATAATCGGGGCGGAACGAACCACAATAAAGAATATTATGAACCAAGAGCAAAGGTGGTCCGTAGATGAAAGATAAAAAATGGGATCTGCTGGCGCTGGCGTCTATCCCTCTGATCATGACGCTTGGAAATTCGATGCTGTTGCCCGTACTTCCTCAAATATCCCGAAAGCTGGCGATCAGTTCTTTTCAGGTCAGCATGATCATAACGGTATACGGCGTCGTCGCGATTATTATGATCCCCGTTGCCGGCTATCTTTCCGACCGGTTCGGACGCAAAGCCGTTATTCTTCCCAGCCTAATCATCGCCGCTCTCGGCGGAGGCGTGTCTGCGGTCGCCGCATGGTTAATGGAAGGGATCTCCGCGTACTGGGTGATTCTGGGAGGGCGTTTATTGCAGGGAATTGGAGCGGCGGGGGCATTTCCGATCGTGCTGCCTTTTGTCGGAGATATGTTCAAGGATGAAGAGGAGGTAAGCAAAGGGCTCGGACTGATCGAAACCTCCAACACCTTCGGCAAAGTGCTCAGTCCGATTCTCGGCGCTTTCCTGGGAACGCTGTTGTGGTTCCTGCCGTTTATCGCCATTCCTGCGCTCTGTCTGATTTCTTTTTTCCTGGTCCTGTTCTTGGTCAAAAGTCCCAAGCTAAAAGAAAGCGAAATCTCCACTGTTCCGCAGTTTCTCGCGGGCATCCGAACCGTGCTGCATGAAAAAGGCCGCTGGATGTACGCCATATTTGCCGTTGGCTGCATCTGCATGTTCGTCACATTTGGCGTCCTATTCTACCTGTCGGAAACGCTTGAATCGGTGTACCGCCTGCGCGGCGTGTTGAAAGGCCTTGTGCTGGCTATTCCGCTCGCGCTGTTATGTCTGTCCTCCTATGGAGCCGGAAAAATAATCGGCAAAAACAAAAACTTGATGAAATGGATCGGATTTGGAGGTATGGTGCTGGTCACGGCCTCTATGGTAATCACGGGCTTTTATAAGGGGATTTACTACATGGTGGGATTTCTTGGACTAGCCGGAATCGGCATCGGCGCCGCACTTCCCAGCCTGGATGCGCTGATTACCGAAAGCATTGAAAAAGAGAACCGCGGCACCATAACTTCCCTGTACAGCAGCATGCGGTTTATCGGGGTGTCTTTAGGCCCACCGGCAGTATCCCTGTTGATGAATGCCGGTCACTGGACGCTGTTCGGCACGATGGCGGCAGTCGGAGCTGCAGGAGGACTGTTAACCTTATTCGCGATCAAGCCGAGTAAAGGGGAAGGGGAAAAGGGAGAGAAGCTCTCCCGTTACAAGGCCGGTCCTGCCGTTCCGAAGGCCGCCTTCGGGCATAAGGACCGGTCCCCGGTCTAACCTTCAGGAAAGGTACATTGCGAATCCGACGAAAAAAGCTCTTGCCCGGCGGTTCGGGCAAGAGCTTTTTGGAGTGCGGTCAGAAATTATTGCGGCTTGGCAACCTGGGGAACCTTTTCCCAGTCTTTCAGGAAACGCTCGATGCCATTGTCGGTCAGCGGATGCTTCCACAGAGAAGGCAGCAGCGAACCCGGAATCGTGGCGATGTGCGCTCCGGCGAGAGCTGCCTGCTCAACGTGAGCGATATTTCTGATGCTGGCGGCAATGATTTCAGAGGAAAGACCATAATTGGAAAGGATGGTCTTCAGGTCTTTAATCAGCTTCATGCCATCCACGCCGATGTCGTCCAGACGGCCGACGAACGGGCTGATAAAGGTAGCGCCCGCCTTGGCGGCCATAAGACCCTGGGCGGCGGAGAAGATCAGAGTCACGTTCGTTTTGATGCCCTTCTTCGTGAGCTCATAGCAGGCTTCCAGACCATCTTCCGTCATCGGCAGCTTGATCACGACATTGGAGCCCCATTCGGCGATTTCGTAAGCTTCTTCAAGCATTTCCGCCGCTTTCAGACCGATAACCTCGGCGCTGACAGGTCCGGGAACGATTTCAACAATTTCTTTGATAACGTCTTTAAACAGTCTGCCTTCCTTGGCGATGAGCGATGGATTTGTCGTAACGCCGTCCACCAAGCCAAGGCGTGTAATCCGCTTTATTTCATCAATATTTCCGGTGTCCAAGAAAAATTTCATTTTCTGTATCCTCCTCTGAGTTCCAGATAAATTGTAAAGCAGTTTGGATAACTACATTATGAGACATGGCAGTGAAAGATTCAACTGTTAATTTGATTATCTCAAACTAACTTTTATAGTATAGGGATCATACGGATGTTCAAAAAAGCACTTTTTTTGCAGAAAAAAATCGCTGTTTGACATAAGAGGCATTTTCCCCCCGGGCTTGACGTGTTAAGATTAATCGGCATGACTAATTCCGTTAAAGAGACGGCGGAAAGGAAGATGGAAGTGATTAACACCGAAGTGGAATATGTAATTGTGGACTCCGGTAATCCCGACCTGCGGCGTTTGGTCGCCAGGCTTGACGAGGAGCTTATGGAAAGATATCCGAAGGAGCGGATTTACGGGGTCGATTTCGATCATCCCGATGTCCGCAGAATAACCTTTGTTATCGCGTGCCGCCAGGGTGAAGCGATTGGCTGCGGAGGAATCCGGCCGCTGGAAGGCGCGGAACCGTCAGCGGCCGAGCTGAAGCGGTTCTTCGTGGACCGAAGCTGCCGCAAGCTGGGAATTGCCGCCGGCATGCTGAAATACCTGGAAGACCGGGCGCGTGAGGCTGGCTTCCGCGAAATGCGGCTGGAGACAGGCAGCGAGCAGCCGGAAGCGATAGCGCTATACATGAAGCACGGCTACCGGCCGATTAACCGGTTCGGCATATATGCGGATGATCCGGCTAGTCTCTGCTACGGCAAGAGCCTGGCTTGATTCTTAGACCGTCAGGCGTGATATTTGCCGACCGGCTCGTTCAGAACCCATTCCAGCATCATGATCATATCGTCCAGCCGGGCAAGCTGTGAGGTTAGACCCGCACGCCCCGGATCATCTTCCTTCAAGGGAGCGATTCGCGATTCCAAGGATCTGCGCTGGAGTGTCATCTCGTTAATTTTGGATTTAATCTGATTTTCGGTTCTCATCCGGAAATCCTCCTGAAAGTAATGAAATTAGGAAATACTCAGATACTAAACTATTATAACGGCAAATAGGGGTGTAACCAAATGAACGCGAAGCAGTTGGCGGCGGAAGCGGCGGTTGATTATATACAGGACGGTATGAAGGTCGGACTCGGCACTGGGTCTACGGCCTATTGGGCTATCCGCAAGCTGGGTGAACGCGTCGCCGAAGGATTGAAAATAACTGCGGTCGCAACTTCACGCGCTTCGGAGCAGCAGGCAAGGGAGCTTGGCATCCCGCTCGTGTCTTTTGGCGAGATCTACCGCCTGGACGTGACGATCGACGGTGCGGACGAACTGGACGGAGAGCTTCAGCTCATCAAAGGCGGAGGCGGAGCGCTCCTGCGGGAGAAGATTGTGGCAAAAGGCAGCGACCGGATGATTGTAATCGCCGATGAAAGCAAGGTGGTCCAGACGCTCGGCAAATTTCCGCTGCCGGTGGAAATCGTGCCGTTTGCCTGGGAATGGACCGTGGCGGATTTGGCAAAGCTCGGCTGCGTTCCGGAGCTTCGGCAGGGCGGTGCAGACTTGTATAAGAGTGATAATGGAAATTACATAGCGGACTGCCGGTTTGAAATCATTAAATCAGCTCCCGAGCTGGCTCTGGCTCTTCAGTCTATTCCCGGTGTGGTCGAGCATGGCCTGTTCATCGGGATCGCGGATATGGCGATAGTCGGAAAAAGCGACGGAAGTCTGCAAATCATCCATAGCGGAACAGCATAAGCATGTCCATCCCCCGTAAAGTCTGGATAAGGAGGATTGCGGCGGCATGTCTTATCGTGTATTCCGCCTGCCTGCTTTACTGGATGTTCCTCGGCTTTGGCCGGACTGAACGCCATAGCCAGCCAATGCAGTACAATCTTGTCCCGCTGAGAACGATATGGTATTATCTTTCGGCCGGCGGTGAAATCCCTTTAATCGTCCGGCTGGTCAATTTGCTGGGCAACGTCGCCGTCTTCGTTCCTTTTGGCATACTGATACCTGCGGTCACTAGCAGGCTGCGGTCGGCCGCCGGTCTGGCCGTCCTGTGTATCCCGTGCATTACGGCGCTCGAGATTCTGCA is a genomic window of Paenibacillus durus ATCC 35681 containing:
- a CDS encoding GNAT family N-acetyltransferase, coding for MTNSVKETAERKMEVINTEVEYVIVDSGNPDLRRLVARLDEELMERYPKERIYGVDFDHPDVRRITFVIACRQGEAIGCGGIRPLEGAEPSAAELKRFFVDRSCRKLGIAAGMLKYLEDRAREAGFREMRLETGSEQPEAIALYMKHGYRPINRFGIYADDPASLCYGKSLA
- a CDS encoding VanZ family protein produces the protein MSIPRKVWIRRIAAACLIVYSACLLYWMFLGFGRTERHSQPMQYNLVPLRTIWYYLSAGGEIPLIVRLVNLLGNVAVFVPFGILIPAVTSRLRSAAGLAVLCIPCITALEILQMLLRAGSFDVDDILLNLLGVWAGFGLLRLSYIMRKRRL
- the helD gene encoding RNA polymerase recycling motor HelD, with translation MSINETEWKEEQNRVDRVTGLLKRHIRALSEELGLHRSDVVELRKDFWEEVTVNFSSPDDLGETSTSLRQQAQVLSERERHHLQSSKALKKYKKLVLSPYFGRIDFADAPEGETERIYLGIGSLMEDDGTFLIYDWRAPISSLYYDGAPGAASFETPSGTVSGEMSLKRQFVIQDGEIEVMFDTGMTIGDELLQQVLSHSADDRMKNIVATIQKEQNAIIRNDRSRMLVVQGAAGSGKTSAALQRVAYLLYKYRDTLQADQVLLFSPNPLFNSYVSTVLPELGEDNMQQTTFQVYLEHRLGQEFQLEDVFTQTETLLNSAEGPETDARRDGIAYKSSVAFLDAIRSYAFRLEREGMLFKPLMFQGRAIVGKDEMERKFYSYDPSIRLANRIDLMTGWLLKKIALFSTEERRAAWVEEQIELLDSAEYHRAYQMMRRKQRGKAETFDDFDLEKEMLARYVVSQRLKPLRGWVKRGRFADAKGLYSRLFQDRELLESLNGGTPLPDTWNTVSRQTMNTLADGNLSYEDATPFLYLKELTQGFHTNTFIRYVFVDEVQDYSPFQLEFMRRMFPRAKMTVLGDLNQAIYAQGEALGELAGLVSIYGEENTEVVSLTQSYRSTYEIVEFTRSMIPGGDRIIPFNRRGEEPLLREVSGREELISRVEEDIRDLHSKGYHYVAVICKTAEESSRIYDVLKDKLPIQLVTKDTPNFQKGTLVLPAYLAKGVEFDAVIICDGSEESYGRESERKLFYTACTRAMHILHIFHLGKPSRFIPVKALKTGIHAQ
- the rpiA gene encoding ribose-5-phosphate isomerase RpiA, with protein sequence MNAKQLAAEAAVDYIQDGMKVGLGTGSTAYWAIRKLGERVAEGLKITAVATSRASEQQARELGIPLVSFGEIYRLDVTIDGADELDGELQLIKGGGGALLREKIVAKGSDRMIVIADESKVVQTLGKFPLPVEIVPFAWEWTVADLAKLGCVPELRQGGADLYKSDNGNYIADCRFEIIKSAPELALALQSIPGVVEHGLFIGIADMAIVGKSDGSLQIIHSGTA
- the fsa gene encoding fructose-6-phosphate aldolase, whose product is MKFFLDTGNIDEIKRITRLGLVDGVTTNPSLIAKEGRLFKDVIKEIVEIVPGPVSAEVIGLKAAEMLEEAYEIAEWGSNVVIKLPMTEDGLEACYELTKKGIKTNVTLIFSAAQGLMAAKAGATFISPFVGRLDDIGVDGMKLIKDLKTILSNYGLSSEIIAASIRNIAHVEQAALAGAHIATIPGSLLPSLWKHPLTDNGIERFLKDWEKVPQVAKPQ
- a CDS encoding MFS transporter, which produces MKDKKWDLLALASIPLIMTLGNSMLLPVLPQISRKLAISSFQVSMIITVYGVVAIIMIPVAGYLSDRFGRKAVILPSLIIAALGGGVSAVAAWLMEGISAYWVILGGRLLQGIGAAGAFPIVLPFVGDMFKDEEEVSKGLGLIETSNTFGKVLSPILGAFLGTLLWFLPFIAIPALCLISFFLVLFLVKSPKLKESEISTVPQFLAGIRTVLHEKGRWMYAIFAVGCICMFVTFGVLFYLSETLESVYRLRGVLKGLVLAIPLALLCLSSYGAGKIIGKNKNLMKWIGFGGMVLVTASMVITGFYKGIYYMVGFLGLAGIGIGAALPSLDALITESIEKENRGTITSLYSSMRFIGVSLGPPAVSLLMNAGHWTLFGTMAAVGAAGGLLTLFAIKPSKGEGEKGEKLSRYKAGPAVPKAAFGHKDRSPV